The following are encoded in a window of Perca fluviatilis chromosome 21, GENO_Pfluv_1.0, whole genome shotgun sequence genomic DNA:
- the atpaf2 gene encoding ATP synthase mitochondrial F1 complex assembly factor 2: MFRNIVRLQSQFGNILSPNKVCPRSPHFRFALKYSTAITERKRFYQDVSISQGEGGLYEINLDRKKLKTPGGKLFTVPNEVLAIAVATEWDAQRDTLKFYTMHLTTLCNTALDNPTQRNKEQMINAALKFLETDTVCYRVDEPHGLVELQKNEWDPVLHWIENRYNVTIGSSSSILGPEIPEATKDTFRQHLNSYNFWSLTGLEFVITQLKSVVLSMGMIDRHLSVEQAVLLSRLEEEYQIQHWGNVEWAHDYDMYELRARTAAGALFVHLSSEGSTVKRKLLQDRQG, from the exons ATGTTTAGGAACATTGTTAGACTTCAGAGTCAGTTTGGAAATATCCTTTCTCCCAATAAAGTGTGCCCAAGAAGTCCGCACTTTCGATTTGCTTTGAAATACTCCACAGCCATAACAG AAAGAAAACGATTTTATCAAGATGTCAGTATATCCCAAGGTGAAG GTGGTTTATATGAGATAAACCTAGACAGAAAGAAACTGAAAACCCCTGGAGGGAAGCTGTTCACAGTGCCAAATGAAGTCCTGGCCATCGCCGTGGCAACAGAGTGGGATGCTCAAAGAGACACACTCAAGTTCTACACTATGCACCTG actactctgtgcaacACAGCTCTGGACAATCCCACCCAACGTAACAAGGAGCAAATGATCAATGCTGCCCTGAAGTTCCTGGAGACTGATACTGTCTG ttACAGAGTAGATGAGCCCCACGGATTGGTTGAGCTGCAGAAGAATGAGTGGGACCCGGTGCTGCACTGGATTGAAAACCG ATATAACGTCACTATTGGCTCCTCGTCCAGTATTTTGGGTCCTGAGATCCCAGAGGCAACCAAAGACACATTCCGGCAACACCTGAATTCTTACAACTTCTGGTCCCTGACAG GGCTTGAGTTTGTGATCACCCAGCTGAAGTCTGTTGTGCTGTCGATGGGGATGATTGACAGACATCTGAGTGTGGAACAGGCTGTGCTGCTCTCTAGACTGGAGGAGGAATACCAG ATTCAGCACTGGGGAAACGTGGAGTGGGCCCATGACTACGACATGTATGAGCTGAGGGCACGAACCGCTGCTGGAGCTCTTTTTGTTCACCTCTCGTCTGAGGGTTCAACTGTCAAGCGCAAACTTCTGCAGGACCGACAAGGATAA
- the LOC120550905 gene encoding glucose-induced degradation protein 4 homolog encodes MPVPAGYLSDSPAAAFASSASLIPPPPINTLQPGVVTSLLYSGSKFRGHQKSKGNSYDVEVVLQHVTMEDSYLCGYLKIKGLTEEYPTLTTFFAGEIISRKRPFLTRKWDADEDVDRKHWGKFQAFYQYAKTFNSDDFDYEDLKNSDFIFMRWKEQFLVPDHTIKDISGASFAGFYYICFQKSTATIEGYYYHRSSEWYQSLNLTHVPEHSAAIYEFR; translated from the exons ATGCCTGTCCCCGCTGGATACCTCAGCGACTCCCCCGCTGCGGCCTTCGCATCCTCGGCCTCTCTTATCCCACCGCCACCGATAAACACCCTGCAGCCCGGCGTTGTCACCTCGCTGCTGTACAGCGGCTCTAAGTTCAGGGGCCACCAAAAGAGCAAAGGGAACTCTTACGACGTGGAGGTTGTTTTGCAG CATGTCACCATGGAGGATTCCTACTTGTGTGGCtatctgaaaataaaaggaCTGACTGAG gaatACCCAACTCTGACCACGTTCTTCGCTGGAGAGATCATCAGCAGGAAGCGGCCGTttctcacccggaaatgggatGCAGATGAAGATGTGGATCGTAAGCACTGG GGCAAGTTCCAGGCCTTCTACCAGTATGCAAAGACATTTAACTCTGATGATTTTGACTATGAGGATCTGAAGAACTCTGACTTTATTTTCATGAGGTGGAAG GAGCAGTTTCTGGTCCCTGACCACACGATAAAAGACATCAGCGGAGCTTCCTTTGCCGGATTCTACTACATATGCTTCCAGAAATCCACAGCAACGATCGAGGGCTACTACTACCACAGGAGCTCTGAATG GTACCAGTCCCTAAACCTCACCCACGTTCCCGAGCACAGTGCAGCCATCTATGAGTTCCGGTGA